In the Xiphias gladius isolate SHS-SW01 ecotype Sanya breed wild chromosome 7, ASM1685928v1, whole genome shotgun sequence genome, aacacaataACCCCCACATTAGCTGATGCTGTTACTGCAGAACCCGTTGCACTCATGACACCACCTCCACTTTTTTCAGAggtagaaacagaaaagagtGCAGACCCAGGGCTACCCACAGCCACTGACAATGTTCAGATGGAGTTAGGACCACCAACCCTTTCGCCGCACACAGAGGACAGCATCTCAATCTACGGATGCGAGCACTGTCCAGAGATATTCACAAATAAAGCTCTTCTCACCGTTCACTCAGAAGTACATAAAAAGCGTTTTGtcagtcatttgttttgcaagtTTTGTCACAGAAAGTTCATACACCTCAAAAGGCTGCGCAACCATGAGCAGGTCTGTCCCAAGGCTGTAAGATACCCACCTAAACTACATGCTACCGACATACCAGCCAAAGAGGTGGACCTCCATTCAGATGACATACCAAACATGGAGAGCATCGTGACACCGCTTCCTTCTGCTGACCTCTCAACCCCTTACACCCCAGAGCCCCTTCAAGTAGACCAATCAGAGCCTCCACAAGATGAGAAGGCAGTGAGGCCAGGTGGCAGTCAGAGGAGATACAACTGCAGTGTGTGTAAACGGGTCTATGTCACCCTATCCAGTCTGAAGCGGCATGAGAATGTACATTCCTGGCAGAGGGCCTATCCCTGTCATTATTGTAGTAAAGTGTTTGCCTTGGCAGAGTACCGAACAAAGCATGAAATCTGGCACACAGGTGAACGACGCTATCAGTGCATTTTCTGCCTGGAGACATTCATGACATATTATATCTTAAAGAATCATCAGAAGTCTTTTCACGGCATTGATCCCAGTACGGCCGCTAAGAAAAAATCGGCCAATGGTGGGCTGAAGGCCAGTGTTTACCCAATCAAGCTCTACAGGCTTCTGCCTATGAAGTTTAGAAAGAGACAATACAAGTCGTACAGTCAGACATTTTCAGATAGTGTTGAAAGAGGTGACCAAGCGCCATTAGACAGCAATTCTCTTATCCCTCCATTTGAAGAAAGTGGTCTGATCAGCCACCCTGATACTGTGTCATTCCCTCTGACATTCATGGCAACAACAAAGACGGTGGCCCCTGTCATTCCTCGCATCAGCTTTGACAAGCCATGTGACCAAGATATTGACCAAAGTCTGAACAGTGAGTCAGAAATTCAGGGAGGCACAAAAGAGGCTGAGAATAGAGATTCACCCTTCATTAATTACAACAGCACCTTCTCTTTGCAACCGGTTACAGCGGGTTACAAAGATGATCCTCCAGTGTTATTGAACTCAGAGTACATCAATCATAATGTGCCATTCTTCAACTCCttgaaaactgttaaaaagttAGGTGAGCTATCAGCTTCTGCAAAAAGAGTTGAGGATATGACCAAGGAGCTACTTCAATCAAGCACAGAGAATCTAGTGCGTGATAAAACAGTGGGGTCGAAGACAGAAACATATATTGCCAAACCTGCATGCCCAGGTCCATCTGTGGATGGGGATGCCATGCCACTCTGTCAGATAACAGTGAAAATAGGTAATGAAGCCATCATTCGCCGCCGAATCAAAGGATCTAAGCTCTTCcccagaaagaaaaggagactCAGAGAACTGAATGAGGACGAGAGCCCAAGTCGGTGCCCTCCAATAAGGGAAAGCTCAGAGAGCCCCAGGCTCCGCCTCAGACCGGAAGTCACTGCTACCACAGAGCCAGAGACATACGATGATCCCCACGACTGTGACACAGCTGATAAGCTTTGGCGTCCCTACTATTCTTACaaagctaaaaagaaaaggaagaagctGAGATTCAAGCAcagaaaagctttatttaacCGTTACCCTGAAGCATCTGCAGATAGAACTGCTGCCACTGAAGCCCATTTTGATAGAAGTAGTTGGCTGACGGAGGAGAACATCTCAGGTGGTGGTGCAGAGGTGAAACGTAGTCTTAGCAGGAACTGCAGTCCGAGGGCGACCTACAACTGTGACATCTGTGACAGCTCTTTTATCACAGAGACCGGTCTGAGAGCTCATGTTATTGGTTCCCACCCATGTTTCTGCCGGACCTGTGGTAAACAAGGGCCCCCTGGCGAGGCACCTGCTGGTGGGGATTACATCTGCAACAGCTGTATGGAAAATGGTTCCTGCTTTGACAATACACCCCGGAGCCCCAACCCAGAGAAGAAGTACCGCTGCTCCTTCTGTCCCCAGCGTTTCCTCTACCTTGCCACCAAGAGAAGCCATGAGAAAAAACACCAAGAGACAAATGAGGAGGGATATCATTATGACAACTTCACACCATGTTCTAAATACCCAAAAGAACACAATAAACAAGACACCATCAAAACAGAAGATGGTGACAATCAAGGGGGCACTGacataaaaagtgaaaggggGGAAGGAGGACATTATTTCATTGATAAAATTAAACCTAAAATCGAGGATACAACTGACTTTATGTCATTGACTGCATACCAGGACATGTCATATTCCAACATTAAAACTCCATTATCACCCTGCATTGACCCACTGTTTTCTCTGACGTCCTCAAAGGTGAAACATAAAATGGCGAAAAAAAGGATCAATGCGCTGGATTCTATGCATCTCATCACAAAAAGGCAACCCCAtgacagagacagtgacagCAACAAGGATTTTTTAATGGGGCCAAGAAAAAACAGTCACAAGGATCATGAGAAGTCCTGTAAACTATTTAGGAAAAATGACTCTGAGATTAAAGGTACCCACATTTCTTTACACAAGCCGGAGAAATGGGTCTGCAAAGAAGagccatttttttaaagattgttGAGCACCGCGACCAACTATAGgcaaaagagaaagtgaatgaaaTTTTACTTTGAGCCACTGCTTTGGTTaggaaatgtaaaatttgtaatGTTGTATTTGTAGCCGAGCtcaaaaaaatttcaaatggaCTTCACCAAACATGAGGATCTAAACTCAGTATGGGCTGTAAATGCTTCCCTCCTAAACTCAACAACTGAGTGACTTTTCACCTTTGTAGAAGATATTTTTTGGATAATATAGGATCTTCTGACACAGAGTGTACTTTGTTCATTGTCTATGCATATAAGGCAGACTCACTGGCACGCCTGTAACCTcaagaaagaaatgaatgttGGTAACATTTCTTCAGACAGTTTGCAATTTCAGAATGGGGCGGAATAAGTGGACAATTGAAAAGCTGCCTATTGTGGTGACGtcttcactttttaaaatacgTAAGTCTGGGAAAAACAATGTCAATTTGATGACTGTCACATTTCTGAATCTCCTGTTCAGTAAACTGGGCATGGTGAGTTGCACTTTATAGTTTGACTATGCTAATCTGTTGGTTAAATACTTTGataattcaatttcaattctaAGCACCATTGATATACTTCTAATTTCTAATTAACACATGGCATCATTGAATTGctacttttgtgtgtttaatatgtataaaatatttaaaactatttaaataaatgttgataTTCTAAACATTTACATCCTTTCCTCTTTAAGCCTAGTTAGGGAAATGTTTGACTATCAGTTCACAGTATTCAGTGACCACCAACATGTCATACTGATACTCTGATACTGATCGTAAGAATAGATACAGAAACTAAAAAAGCCATGCAGTTAAAGTGTGGAGATTTTTTAAATAGGATATTTTATATAGCATGATTTAAACATTCATACTGATACAAATCCTGCTCCACAGCAAACAACTATAAAGCCATTTGGCGGTTATCTGCTCCTCCTGGTCCTTCAGGGACCTGCGGCCCATCTGAGAAATTCATTACCTTCCTCGTCTCACACAAACTGCATCTGTATTTACAGTTGGGCCTCAAAACACAATTTCCAGATGTGTCTAAATTCTTTGCGTCTCTCTAAGACTGGCCTTGTGATGTAACAGATGGATCATTAGTTTCTGGTATAAGGTAATGTTCAACACACCGATTATGCCATGGAGGGAAATTTTCCCCTATCCCAATGTAATCTGTCATTTAATAAAGGATGGTTACCTATTAAAAACATGGAAAGCAAcaattcattttgttatttatgtaATTCCAGTTTAAATTTGAGcagttttttgattttacttttcatatgTAAGCATAGTTAATCACATCAGGATCCACTGTAGTTTGAGACAAGTAAAGATTAGTTGCactaatgtaaattaaaatcatcatattgTAGTAATATAGTAAGGACCATATGTTTGCAATCACTTTAATGTAGAGCTGAAAAAGGCACATGCTCACTATATTATACAATAGCTACCGCTATACCTTAACAAAATATGAGATACAAATCCAACATACACTTAGTTCTAGTGTATGACCCTTGTTAACCCTCATTTAATAAGGGTTTAAATACAAGGATATACGTTATATGGCCATAACTGAAtgactatatttaaaaaaacaaacaaaaacaaaaaacctgatctgacataaacataaaatattttacattaatagtCTTGATGGTAAACAGCACAGAATTTGGGGACATACTGTGCAGTGTAAATGCGGTCACATACCTCTGAGTTAATAATGCCACATTAAAAACAAGGTTAAATATCAAGATTAGGTGTTATCAGTATAAACAGGAGGTGATGTGAACTGGTGTGTGCTACTAAGCTCATACATAGAAATTGGTGATAAAAGTTATAATGCATACCTGACTCCCCTTTCATGCTCCCTGCTAAAATCAGCGGTGAAATTCAGACCTTTGTTTTCAcccaaacaaaagcagcatcaCCTTAAAAGAGAGCACACAGGATGTCACGTTTTCATCCAAAGTAGATACTGAAATTGGATTTTAATACAGATTAAGATGAGAAAAATTTCTTTATAAACCCTGAAATATTATATTTGGGAAAACTGTCTACAACTGTGTGAGACTTACCCAATTAAACCGATACTTGAAATAAGCATTCACAGCACTGAAACAATGACTGGGAAATCCCACAGTGAGTATCATCTTGGCTATTTTCAGTATCCTGCTAAAAGCTGTGAAGTCGGGTGTAACACAACCGCAATCATATATCATAGTCTGTTCAATGAAAATGCCACTGAGAGCAACACATTAAAGGATGTCCTTTACACAAAGTAGCAGGAAACTGCTGTCAAATATGTTTCAAAGGATATTTGCAATTGTTACTGATATCTTTTATCAGTAGCATGATACCACAGCTGTTCTTAAAATATCGCTTTTTACGATATAGTTTAAATTTCCTATTCTTTAGTTGATATCCGAATTGGCTATGCAGTaacaaatgataaatgatagACTTGTTAGCTGTGATGTGtgaatttgtatgtgtttgcagacattttaatattgttttgtgtacttttgtCAGATTAATACCCAGGTTTTTGAGCTTTGAAGATTgttcaaagtgaaaatgttttaattaaagcagCAGCGATTAGACGATTCATTTATTAGCgatagaaaattaatcggcagctattttgataagcGAGCGATAATTGTGGTCACTTTTTAtgcaacagtgtttgtgtagctTCTGGTATATGAggattttttgcttttcctcgTCACTCACGAGAGTAAATATCttcagactgttggtcagaccaCACAAAACATGTGAGGAAGTCATCTTGGACTCTGGGGcgtttttttcaggttttctagcattttatggacaaaacgattagtcgattaattgagaaaataatcggtaTTTTAacccataatgaaaataatcattagttttaatcaatttttttctttcgaATTTCACCAGTCACAAAACTGTGAGCCTCATAAATTAGTTTTAGATCAGTGTTAAGTCATTTACACCCAATGACAAATTTACAAATTTGTTCCACCCAAGCATGTCTTATACGGACAGGGTTGACCTAAAGCACTGGCATCCGAGATGATTATCTAACTGAGCTATAGCTCCGCAGGTCCAAGTATGTGTTCTCCACAAGCGTTGCATAATGAACGACACTACAGAGACTCCTAAAATCCCCTTTAAAGCTCCAGCCGTCTCCGGTTTGAAGTTCTAGCCAAAGCGAGGCGCTCGACTTTTGAGGAAGCTCGACATTTCTGCGGGCGTATTTAAGACATCAGTGTGGACGGGACCTGGCGTGACGCGGCAGTGGGGCTGTCTTTCCTCCGCTCTGCCTGCATTCATAAACGGATATGATAACCCAGCACTGAAAGCACCGGAGCAACGACAACAGTCAGCTCTGACCATGGCGGAAGAGGACGACGCGAGGATTCGGATTTTACAGAGCCTGCGGGGGAAAATATGTAAGTTTGACTGGCGAGCCGGCGTTTTCCGTCCCTGACagagtgtgtgggagagagaggtcGGTAGAACCAGCGAGCGGCGAGAGGGGAAGCCGGAGGGGCGCGGCGTGCTATCGGCAGTCGCGGAGTCAGCCAGTTCATCTCGTCGGTCTGCTCGTTAACGTCAAGTTAGCCCAGCAcgctagcagcagcagcagcagcagcggcggcggcggcagcggcggcagcagccaCTAGCTTGTTGTGAATGATTTCATTCATCGAGCAGCGCCTCACGACCGTCAGCCAAGCTGTTCGAGCAAATCGGGTGTTTCATGAGTATCAGAAATGGTAACGGTTTCGAAATGCGGGGAGTTTTGTGTAGACCTGAGCTGCCCGGTATGCTAAGTTAATGTTGGTGGCAAAGCAGGCTAGCTACTACCAAAGCACCTCAGTCCATCGTCACTAACCCATTCAGCTGTAACGTTACACGCTGCAGGCATCGGGCAGACAGGTAACTCACCTAATGATaggtaataacaataatttcagCGACACAACGAGGGTTTAGCCCACCAAATACCGCCTCAAGGAGCAAAGCAATGGTCACTTAACGTTAGTTACTAAAGACACCTGACGTTAAATACCGACAATGACCCGGTAGCTTTAGCTATAACTTAGTAACTTACTAGTGCCAGTCATTGTATCTCAGTCGTATGCTGACTGACGGGTGACGATTTGAGTTCAACTCCTGTCTCAACGCAGAGTTTTCTTCAGCAGTGTCTGAACCTGACCTGCATGTGGGGCAATTCGTGAAGAAACATCTGTGCCATCACGTGTCATCATTTGCCTctatattaattattaaaacatcCACGGGAAAGAGTTAGTTGTCTTGCCTGTAgcaccatttttttcctttctattttGCAAGCTAATAGCCCCAGTGTAGTTGTTATAATGTCACAAAAGTCTAATCTAATAACAGTCCAAATGGGAAAAGATTGGCTTCAGAGTCAAGACTCTCACAGGCAAGTTAACTCATCCTCATTCACAGGTTGGGCAGGTCCAATGGAGTACCTGCCAAGaggctgtgtgtctgtttgaatgTTATTGTggtttttgtcaaattactCAAGTCCAAGACACATACCTCAGGTTTCAGCCATTACAAACAGTTTGAGAATCAAATTACACAAGCTGTACTTATTTCTCATAATACACTTTTACTCTTAGATAATAGGGTCTTACATATGTTGAAGcagatttgatatttttcacttttattacaCATCCGTTAGGCTACATCTACTGCTGCACCATCCTCTCTTTGCTGGTGTTTGATGTAATTGATcatggttagaaaaaaaaattaaatttgccCCAGTGGCATTGCTTCATCTGAATGGGGAAAGTAAAATTCAGTGTGGTCAATCTTCAGAAGAAAGTTAAGCTGGAAATGAAAGCCgagtttttctttaacattgtcattcttattattttaaatacgTTTTGAGTTTGACAGAACATTATCTTTAATATGCGCGTGGGAGACATTTTATGTTTCTAAAAAAGGTGTAGACCATGTAACAACTAGCTATAAATGTGGCTTAACTGTAGGTATTCACTGTAAGGTGAAAATAGGTTAACTAGTATGTAGGGCTTGTGCATAGGCACACAATAGGAAGACATATGTCAGTTTCACTACTATGAATTAATGAGAAAACGGTTAGCAGAACAAAATAGAGGAACTATCGTGGCATGTAACTCACTTTTGCAGTCTTACGAAACTCCATTCTTCCTCGTTCACACTTTGTCCTTTTTCCTTTAGCCTACATCAATGGAGGTGGCACTCTGTGAAGATGTATTCTTATAGCAGTATTTAGATGGCCAGTGCACTTTGATATATGCACTTGTTTGCTTCATTGTCAGAATAAAATCAGGAAAAGACTAGCTGTTAAAATGGCTAAGTAGTCTACAGCTAAGGCAGGCATTATTTAGGAATACTCTCTGACCTTTAGGTCTTGGTTTTCACAGGGTGACATGCTTCTGTTTTGGTGGAAATGTTATTGAAGAGAAGAAATGGCAGTAGGGTTGCTTGGTCaaagtaaactgaatgtgtttgtgtctgcgtgCTTCTGTGCCATACTCCCACCAGGTCATCCTGGTCTAAGCTTAGTGACAGCTTGGCTGTTTATACTGGCCATTCCTAAGATTAGCCATACACCTTTATTAATAGCCTGTTAAAAAGGTGATCTCACCGGTGGCTTTTCTTAATTAGGTCCCCACATGGGCTTAAGGTAGCTATCCAAAGCCAGAGGATCAATTTATACTACTGTCTTTGCCCCTCTAATCCACCAGTCTAAATCTGTCtcattgtaaaaatattgacaGTGCTTTGTTTGAGTGACTGCTATTTTGCTGTTCTGATGATTTAGGTTCTACTTATGTTGCTTTGATTTGGGGCATTTTTAATGCATGTGTTGCACAAACCCTCATGCCATGTAATCTGGGTCTGCCTGCCATGTAATGGAAGTGTGTGCAAGTGGTGTGTGTTGCAAAGGTGTTTGTCATTTGTGAATCAGCGCTGTACTGTCGCCATTGGTTATGCTGAGGAAGtcaatgtttcatgtttttaaccACATATGAGCCTCAAGTCTACTTCAGCTACATCCGCTCTGCAGCTTGCCCTGGCAACTGGCAAGGGCCATGGCCCCCATATGAACATGAGGATGTTGACtataaaagcatatttttaaaGTATACCGTGTGTGATAGCAATCACACGTGCTTATATTGATTCAGATTAGCTTGTACTGAGGCATCTTTAGGAAAGTTCACCCTCACTTTTATTTAAGgacagttctttttttccttttttgatcaAGATTAAAAGTAGGAGTTCACTAATcccaacagttttttttttttcgttttgttttctttttctactttaagactGCTACTTGTGCAGTGCAGTGAATTGGCAGAGTAAAGCTTTTTATCAAGATCTGAAACAAATATGCATATCcctgttttatgtaaaattaatatttctAACTGTACACCAGGAGAAGGTatagaaacagagaaatgttaTTGAATAGCATGGGTGGGGTTTGTCTAAAACCTGTATTACTGATGTGCCAAATACACTGTACTTGCAACACAAGTGCATGTGCTTTTGCaatgaattgaaaaatgtttgacttttgttattttaatgcCAGTGGAGATAGTAATGATGTTCTTCTCTTGGTTCTGCAGGTGAAGCTAAGAACCTGGGTCCAGTCTCAGGTCCAAATCGCCAAAGGGACCTCTGTACCTTTTGCACCATAAGTCTGGATCAGGAAGAGGTGTTTCGCACCAAGGTGTTTGACAAGAGCGTCAGGTAAGCAGGATAACCCTGTAACTTCTAACATGCATGGAGTGAATTTTCATGTTGATTCCTGTTTGAGACTCCATTTTCTTATTGACTTATTTCCAGTTAGGGGTGCAGTTTTACAGCTATTAATCTACAGGTGTTTGATTAACATGACCGCAAAGGGTCAactttcaaaaattaaatttttagtACATTTCATAAATACCAATGTACACTGCGCATCTTTTCTTATATGAGATGCTACTGGAATACATGATGGATAAGGATGTGCAAAAAGTCCTTGGTTGATTAGACAGATTCAAGAAAGGcctatgtttatttattttaatgtagcATATCGACCCTCATTATTCTTTGCTATGACTTGAGCACAGACTAGCTGTCTTGTTCTAATCTACAGTGTTTACATATTGACGTATTATAGATGAATATTGCAGTTTTAATGAAGAAAGCTTTCCATATCTTTCTTAAAATTGGTAGGATGGTAGCATTTTGCAAACTTGGTATTGTCACAAATAAAGatcggtaaaaaaaaaagatggcaataaaatataaaatctcaCTGGGTAGTATAAAATAGTAGAGGTAGTAGAGAGCGTGAAATTACCTGTAGTGATGTAGTATAAAAGGTATATTGACATACTTAGGGTAATCAACATATGTGACACATCCATATCATGATCTTGAAAAAAAGCGTAGCTGTGTGAGTAGtatgaaaatattcagtgaCATGTTTCCTGTCCATAGCTGTACTTCAAGTGACCTcaaaaaaattcttcaaaaagACATCATCTTCTGTAGCGGAAACAATTGCAGTTGTGTACAGAGCGTTTTGGTGTTTGGGGTTTTATCACGTCAAGCAACTGCATACCTCATCTATATCAAGTAATGTTGGCTACACAAGAAATCCAAACATCCTTGTGTTTTATAAATGGGCAGAGGTTGGGGTATCAGTGTCTTTATTTGTTCCATTTCTCCCTCAAGTCTTTCAACTTGGTAGTGAACCTTTTGTACGGTTCCCGGTGTGAAACTTAAAATCCGCTCAgtcaagtaaaaatgtcagaCCTTCACAGCTTtacagatgtgaggatttgctgcatgTCTCTAACTTCTGTACATCATTAATTTTTGtatgcctttttgtttttgactgttcaTCTGTTGGAACTTGGGAGGTCATTTACTCCATAATTATTTGTTTCATCCCTGGCAATATTAATGTACAGTGCTGTTAATCAGTTATGTAGTGCTAGAAAAGAGCAACATGAAACCATTTAAACCCGGGATTTGTCCTGTAACTCTAATGCATGCTAATGCAATGGTTGTTCAACTGTCACAATTGATTTATTATTCTCACTTTCCACGTTATAGATTGGTGAATACCAGCCacgtatatacagtatatacacacatttctgGGATAAAACCTTGATGAGTGCTTTTGTGTATAGTATTATGTTACTTTGCATTTGAACTGGGCACATATTCTTCTGGGTGTAAAACACAGCTTACTCAAATTAAACTTAGTGCACGGCATGGCCTAGAGCTTTTTGGAACATTACTGTTGGCTGCTGTTATTCTTTGTacaattttcagtttgttttaagaATTGAActcaaaacaaagctaaaaaaaaaatcaaaatattttgttgagGAAAAATTTCTCATGTGGAAACAGTTATACTAAACTCTGgaccctttttgttttttgtaggcCTAATATGGGAAGAAATATCCAGTTTGAAATGCAGTCATTTGATTACAATTTAGAAGCTGTCAATACGTGGCTCAGaggtttctttgtgtgtgtgtgtgtgtgtgtgtgtgtgtgtgtgtgtgtgtgtgtgtgtgtgtgtggtaccaTTTGAGCTGGGAAACATGAAGTGATTCTGACTGAAATGAGCTATTTTACCAATAGCCATATACTCAAAGGGGTTCAGAGAAAGGTGCTGGAGATGGACTTTCAGGAAATCTTTTAGGTTTCTATCTACATTATTGCACATCTCACTGTAAAAATGGGCCTGCCTTCTCTAGGTATTTCACAagagctctttttttctctctcctgattTCGGTGCCATTCAAAGGGATTGTACAGTCTCTGAGGAAGTGTGTCCTCCCACGCTCtcccctgtctttctctctgtgtcactcTCAACTACCTTAGCCTCTGTTTAGCACGTCTTGATAATCACTCAGATTTTACCCACTGTTTATTTGATGGTGCTTGACCTGGCACGTTGTATGGGCCCCTGTTTCTAATGGTTTAAAGGCTGTATGGAAGCTCTAATTGCAGCTAATCTCTAGGATAAAGCAGGCATGTACAAATAGCTGTGGTCAAGTGGTTCTTCGTGGCATTCTCCCATTATGTAGAAGCTAGGATGACAACAGAAAGGAAGGTAGTATAGTGGGTGTATGTTTGATTGTGTACAGAACCGGGAGGTTACAAGTGCATAATTTCATGTGATGTTGAGGAGTATGTGTGGGTGTACACTGCATGTGTTGGCCAAACCCACTGCAGAAGTGTCAGGAAAGATATTTCACCATCCGAGATGCATAAATTGTAGAGGGAAGCATCAGTGCAGGGATTAAAAAGCTATAAGACCAGGTTCGTCTCAATACTAGTAGTGAATGTTTAAACCGACCTT is a window encoding:
- the zbtb38 gene encoding zinc finger and BTB domain-containing protein 38 codes for the protein MTVVSPCTQNLMDSAHPHTVLSKLNEQRSQGLFCDVTVVVEDVKFRAHKNILAACSGYFRNALTTPETWSSSQVLELTDLKSEVFASILNFIYCSKVTSPSAEDTGGLVAAGKRLGIPFLERLAEPEKQDKCVKSTDFSTAPMSKKTMKEAPRPEETDSTRGPRITNAFSITEVCPGNNPFTPLVQTSGERQSPDVEQLPSSCPTTSCLSSNSETTHTLSEHSYAVSKSPEGKDGSQLDNKKVCKPAISQPKQLIYRNTGPLKKRHRLRGTVGKTIFQTPAEPQTDKPNTITPTLADAVTAEPVALMTPPPLFSEVETEKSADPGLPTATDNVQMELGPPTLSPHTEDSISIYGCEHCPEIFTNKALLTVHSEVHKKRFVSHLFCKFCHRKFIHLKRLRNHEQVCPKAVRYPPKLHATDIPAKEVDLHSDDIPNMESIVTPLPSADLSTPYTPEPLQVDQSEPPQDEKAVRPGGSQRRYNCSVCKRVYVTLSSLKRHENVHSWQRAYPCHYCSKVFALAEYRTKHEIWHTGERRYQCIFCLETFMTYYILKNHQKSFHGIDPSTAAKKKSANGGLKASVYPIKLYRLLPMKFRKRQYKSYSQTFSDSVERGDQAPLDSNSLIPPFEESGLISHPDTVSFPLTFMATTKTVAPVIPRISFDKPCDQDIDQSLNSESEIQGGTKEAENRDSPFINYNSTFSLQPVTAGYKDDPPVLLNSEYINHNVPFFNSLKTVKKLGELSASAKRVEDMTKELLQSSTENLVRDKTVGSKTETYIAKPACPGPSVDGDAMPLCQITVKIGNEAIIRRRIKGSKLFPRKKRRLRELNEDESPSRCPPIRESSESPRLRLRPEVTATTEPETYDDPHDCDTADKLWRPYYSYKAKKKRKKLRFKHRKALFNRYPEASADRTAATEAHFDRSSWLTEENISGGGAEVKRSLSRNCSPRATYNCDICDSSFITETGLRAHVIGSHPCFCRTCGKQGPPGEAPAGGDYICNSCMENGSCFDNTPRSPNPEKKYRCSFCPQRFLYLATKRSHEKKHQETNEEGYHYDNFTPCSKYPKEHNKQDTIKTEDGDNQGGTDIKSERGEGGHYFIDKIKPKIEDTTDFMSLTAYQDMSYSNIKTPLSPCIDPLFSLTSSKVKHKMAKKRINALDSMHLITKRQPHDRDSDSNKDFLMGPRKNSHKDHEKSCKLFRKNDSEIKGTHISLHKPEKWVCKEEPFF